A single genomic interval of Cucumis sativus cultivar 9930 chromosome 5, Cucumber_9930_V3, whole genome shotgun sequence harbors:
- the LOC101206529 gene encoding chlorophyllase-1, which yields MAAVVVDVKGKSKSAAVSSVVDLDPHPYDGVFEKGKFEVGVITKTTDIFSTSKPLLVFTPKTPGLYPAILFFHGFSCYGSFYTDFLTLIASHGYVIAAPQLYVMPTTSEMDEIKSAVDVIKWLSSGLDPLLPTNVKGDLSKLSLLGHSRGGKTAFSLALGWGSPSLPFSAIIGIDPVAGSKFFRPEPQILDPPSQPFKISLPITVVGTGLGPQKATPVTCACAPDGLNHIAFFKKCKPTCAHFVAVNYGHMDILDDNPPGMTGYFTNIACKNGKGPRDLMRKCCSGLVVASLKAYLDNDVSILNAIYDDPSIAPTELNPVEVIYKTPSA from the exons atggCGGCAGTAGTAGTGGACgtgaaaggaaaaagtaaaTCAGCTGCTGTTTCATCTGTGGTGGATCTGGATCCACATCCATATGACGgagtttttgaaaaaggaaaatttgaagTAGGTGTGATCACCAAGACAACAGAcatattttcaacttcaaagCCACTGTTGGTGTTCACACCCAAAACTCCAGGTTTATATCCAGCCATTTTGTTCTTTCATGGCTTCAGCTGTTATGGATCCTTCTACACTGATTTCCTCACCCTTATAGCTTCCCATGGCTATGTTATTGCTGCTCCACAG TTGTACGTAATGCCAACCACAAGTGAAATGGATGAAATAAAGTCAGCAGTAGATGTGATAAAATGGTTATCGTCAGGACTTGACCCATTACTCCCAACCAACGTGAAAGGAGACCTTTCAAAACTAAGTCTATTAGGCCACAGCCGAGGTGGCAAAACAGCCTTCTCCTTAGCCTTAGGCTGGGGTAGCCCTTCTCTTCCCTTCTCCGCCATAATTGGCATCGATCCAGTAGCTGGAAGCAAATTCTTCCGACCCGAACCCCAAATCCTAGACCCCCCTTCTCAACCCTTCAAAATTTCCTTACCCATCACGGTTGTCGGGACTGGGCTAGGTCCGCAGAAGGCTACTCCAGTCACATGCGCCTGTGCTCCCGATGGCCTCAACCATAttgcatttttcaaaaaatgtaagCCTACTTGCGCCCATTTTGTGGCTGTGAACTATGGTCATATGGACATTTTGGACGACAACCCGCCTGGGATGACAGGGTATTTCACCAATATTGCTTGTAAGAATGGGAAGGGCCCAAGGGACCTTATGAGGAAGTGTTGCAGTGGGCTTGTGGTTGCTTCTTTGAAGGCTTATCTCGACAATGATGTGTCAATTCTGAACGCGATTTACGATGACCCTTCTATTGCTCCTACTGAGCTAAATCCTGTGGAGGTTATTTACAAAACACCCTCTGCCTAA